A single Cryomorphaceae bacterium DNA region contains:
- a CDS encoding Type 1 glutamine amidotransferase-like domain-containing protein gives MKYLLLLCFISTLFNTSGQGSLLLVGGGSEDYNSWSDDPYGWAVQQADSGRVAIIAHGSATQWLPDYFESLGASQAVNFNISDSSSANAPHLLDTLKSYDMIFFKGGDQWDYLRTFRGTPVQWAVDSVFDNGGVIAGTSAGLAILSDWVYTAENGTVYPDEALSDVYHHKSTLDTGMWSFYSGYLFDSHFIERGRLGRLLSFIAQLNAEGSSVWGVGVDDRTALCVDVNGLGTVMGTGTVTFIDPVTDISGALTYGFQDSILYAKDVFYHALKDGEQWDLVQAAPVSSSASFINPPYAAYRETQVLVSGGLTPTENDPFLNLLASYWNANDVVQIMCSDLNDGAAYKNALNNKGFANATVLQITGGSSDQYLSSVKDLWVGVDHQDYQDYVQNNSSGALLDSMYAFFQAFYWFPKSYECAFVGPDIRWVGKTYVEGLETDPYNAYYGDLELKPGFNIIPNSVLIPWTYQSSSTALYENTISSGPWAMAEDTLTYALWFQAQAYAEYFSAHPVRDTIDNALFSILSTLNSQGHNSLPLFYMANPGAFAESLDQTHGSGYTRQNSSANRFYLGYDHWIEMAYTSAGAIAENRLRKVQVFPNPSADWIQVETDQVTEATLIDLSGKAIRQWMLHPNDLIPIQGLEAGRYQIRLKYRNGELAMGTFIKP, from the coding sequence ATGAAATATCTTCTACTCCTCTGTTTCATAAGCACCCTCTTTAATACCTCAGGTCAGGGATCCCTACTTCTTGTCGGCGGGGGCTCTGAGGATTACAATTCTTGGAGTGACGATCCATACGGTTGGGCCGTTCAGCAAGCGGACAGTGGTCGCGTAGCCATTATTGCACATGGTTCCGCCACTCAATGGCTTCCAGATTACTTTGAAAGTTTAGGTGCTTCACAAGCGGTAAATTTCAACATTTCAGACAGTTCGTCGGCGAATGCCCCTCACCTTTTAGACACGCTGAAGAGCTATGATATGATCTTCTTCAAAGGTGGTGACCAGTGGGATTATCTCAGAACGTTCAGAGGTACCCCCGTTCAATGGGCAGTGGATTCCGTTTTCGATAATGGTGGAGTGATCGCCGGAACCAGTGCCGGTTTGGCCATACTCAGTGATTGGGTCTACACCGCAGAGAATGGAACGGTCTACCCAGATGAAGCACTGAGCGACGTCTATCACCACAAGAGCACATTGGATACTGGAATGTGGTCTTTTTATAGTGGATATCTTTTCGATAGTCACTTCATTGAACGCGGGCGATTGGGAAGACTTCTTTCCTTCATAGCTCAATTGAACGCGGAAGGATCGAGTGTTTGGGGTGTTGGTGTTGATGATCGCACAGCGCTTTGTGTTGATGTAAATGGACTCGGGACTGTTATGGGAACGGGAACCGTGACATTCATAGACCCTGTGACGGACATTTCTGGCGCTTTAACCTACGGCTTCCAAGACAGTATTCTTTACGCAAAAGATGTCTTTTATCACGCACTTAAGGATGGAGAGCAATGGGATTTAGTTCAAGCTGCTCCTGTAAGTTCATCCGCGAGCTTTATTAATCCGCCTTATGCGGCGTATCGCGAAACTCAAGTCTTGGTTTCTGGAGGGTTGACTCCAACAGAGAATGATCCTTTTTTGAATCTACTGGCAAGCTACTGGAATGCGAATGACGTCGTGCAAATCATGTGTTCGGACTTAAACGATGGAGCCGCCTATAAGAATGCGCTCAACAACAAGGGATTTGCAAATGCGACTGTGCTTCAGATTACAGGCGGCAGTTCGGATCAATACTTAAGTTCCGTTAAGGACCTTTGGGTAGGCGTTGACCATCAAGACTACCAGGACTATGTACAGAACAACTCAAGCGGAGCGCTTCTCGATAGCATGTATGCTTTCTTTCAAGCATTCTATTGGTTTCCTAAGTCCTATGAATGTGCGTTTGTTGGCCCGGACATCCGATGGGTTGGAAAAACCTACGTGGAGGGCTTGGAAACGGATCCGTACAACGCCTATTACGGCGATCTCGAATTAAAACCCGGATTCAATATCATTCCAAACAGTGTTTTAATTCCATGGACTTATCAGAGTTCCAGTACCGCCTTATATGAAAACACCATAAGTTCTGGACCTTGGGCTATGGCCGAAGATACGTTGACCTATGCCTTGTGGTTTCAAGCCCAAGCGTATGCGGAGTATTTTTCGGCGCATCCAGTTCGTGACACAATAGACAACGCCCTATTCTCTATTCTGAGCACCTTAAATTCTCAAGGGCACAACAGTCTTCCACTCTTCTATATGGCTAACCCTGGTGCTTTTGCGGAGTCTTTAGATCAAACCCACGGAAGCGGATACACAAGACAGAATAGTTCAGCTAATCGCTTTTATCTAGGCTATGATCACTGGATTGAAATGGCCTATACTTCAGCAGGAGCAATTGCTGAAAACAGGCTTCGTAAAGTCCAGGTATTCCCAAATCCTTCGGCGGATTGGATCCAAGTAGAAACAGATCAGGTAACAGAGGCTACCCTGATCGACCTAAGTGGAAAGGCTATTCGCCAGTGGATGCTTCATCCAAATGATTTGATACCGATTCAAGGACTTGAGGCTGGCCGATATCAGATTCGATTGAAATACCGCAACGGTGAATTGGCGATGGGCACATTCATCAAGCCGTAG
- a CDS encoding 2,3-bisphosphoglycerate-dependent phosphoglycerate mutase, translated as MMAQLVIVRHGQSQWNLENRFTGWVDVDLAPKGIEEAHAAGQKLKDFKFDMAYTSALKRAQRTLDIILGEMGVELPITRDEALNERMYGDLQGMNKDEARKEFGEEQVHIWRRSYDVPPPGGESLELTAKRVLPYFEAEIVPKLKAGKNIIIAAHGNSLRALVMALEKLTPEQILKTEIPTGAPRLYELDENLEVQNAEYL; from the coding sequence ATCATGGCACAACTCGTCATCGTACGTCACGGACAATCACAATGGAATCTTGAAAACCGCTTTACTGGATGGGTCGACGTGGACCTAGCACCAAAGGGAATCGAGGAAGCGCATGCCGCTGGTCAGAAGCTCAAGGATTTCAAATTTGACATGGCCTACACTTCGGCTTTGAAAAGAGCGCAAAGAACCTTGGACATCATCTTGGGCGAAATGGGCGTTGAATTGCCGATTACGCGTGATGAAGCGCTGAATGAGCGCATGTACGGAGATTTGCAGGGGATGAATAAGGACGAAGCCCGCAAGGAATTTGGCGAAGAGCAAGTGCATATTTGGCGTCGCAGTTATGACGTACCACCTCCAGGTGGTGAGTCTTTGGAGCTTACCGCTAAACGCGTACTCCCCTACTTCGAAGCGGAAATTGTCCCAAAACTCAAAGCTGGAAAGAACATCATCATCGCAGCACACGGAAACTCCTTACGCGCATTGGTGATGGCTTTGGAGAAGCTCACGCCAGAACAAATTCTGAAGACCGAAATTCCAACGGGAGCTCCTCGCTTGTATGAGTTGGACGAGAATCTCGAAGTTCAAAATGCCGAATACCTGTAA
- a CDS encoding response regulator transcription factor, which yields MSNTRILLVEDDPNFGSVLSDYLRLNDYEVVHAEDGNVGLAKFRSESFDLCIFDVMMPVKDGFSLAREIQELNENKTPFIFLTAKNMKEDMVRGFKLGADDYLTKPFDSEVLLLKIQAILSRRNSAPVERQTEYDLGGFTFNAELRHLVRGGESARLSPKEARLLEMLAQRKNEVLSRSEALKTIWHDDNYFTSRSMDVYIAKLRKYLKSDPKLEIINVHGEGFRLVEAG from the coding sequence ATGAGTAATACGAGAATACTGTTGGTGGAAGATGACCCGAATTTTGGGTCGGTGTTGAGTGACTATCTGCGACTCAACGATTATGAGGTGGTCCATGCCGAGGACGGAAATGTTGGCCTGGCAAAATTCCGGAGCGAGTCCTTTGACCTCTGCATCTTTGACGTCATGATGCCTGTTAAAGACGGCTTTTCGCTCGCTCGCGAGATTCAAGAGCTAAACGAGAACAAGACTCCCTTCATCTTTCTCACGGCTAAGAACATGAAGGAAGATATGGTCCGAGGATTTAAGCTAGGGGCTGATGATTACTTGACAAAGCCTTTTGATTCAGAGGTATTGCTGCTGAAGATCCAAGCAATCCTGAGTCGACGTAACTCAGCACCTGTTGAGCGTCAAACAGAGTACGACCTGGGCGGCTTTACCTTTAATGCCGAATTGCGTCACTTGGTGCGCGGTGGTGAATCGGCCCGATTATCGCCTAAGGAGGCTCGTCTGCTTGAAATGCTAGCCCAGCGCAAGAACGAGGTATTGAGTCGCTCAGAGGCCCTTAAAACCATCTGGCACGATGATAATTACTTCACATCGCGATCCATGGATGTATACATCGCCAAATTGCGCAAGTACTTGAAGTCTGATCCCAAACTGGAGATCATCAATGTGCACGGGGAGGGTTTTCGCTTGGTAGAAGCGGGTTAA
- a CDS encoding HAMP domain-containing histidine kinase: MSSAPTFAVEYSDMNKKRLQGIIALMSIALVGIIGVQIYWVKNAVQVKEAQFRNRVSAVLQDFSMELENEQRNWRVAKAMKPTMRGERRTILTTDSAVIIEHAVSDSNNRIVVKVDTIIKADGKKTSTMVYSNTETGEEDRFVISVGSENQDTMTITAEEIEASYQEVDQVMQEFFFEITAGPRSLSAQFSPLDFEDRLHERLASDGLNLPFQFAVIEGGFPSPLHSNQFEPKDQEVYRTGLFINDLFNPRSDLLVIFPDKTNYYIRSLWGVVLLSLLFTGVIVFVFERTIRTILNQKRLSQIKTDFINNMTHEFKTPIATIGLALDSINTSSIISDPEKVRHFTRIIREENARMHRQVESVLQVSQMERREMELGLESVDGHELLDKACQQMQLQFSAREGQIKQEWAAEFSRIRVDEELMAHVWLNLLDNANKYSPGIPEVTIRTSNRGNRLVIEVEDHGQGMTKEQQKQVFDKFYRVTNGNIHDVKGHGLGLAYVREIVEAHGGEVDVRSELDKGSTFIVELPLEHE, translated from the coding sequence GTGAGCTCGGCACCTACTTTTGCCGTTGAGTATTCGGATATGAACAAGAAAAGACTTCAGGGAATCATTGCACTGATGAGTATAGCACTCGTCGGAATCATCGGTGTTCAAATCTATTGGGTGAAGAACGCTGTCCAAGTCAAGGAAGCGCAATTCCGCAATCGCGTGAGTGCCGTCCTTCAAGACTTCTCCATGGAGCTCGAAAATGAGCAGCGCAATTGGCGGGTGGCCAAGGCCATGAAGCCCACCATGCGCGGTGAGCGACGGACCATCCTCACCACGGACAGTGCCGTCATCATTGAGCATGCCGTCAGTGATTCCAACAATCGAATTGTGGTCAAGGTGGACACCATCATCAAAGCAGATGGCAAGAAGACCTCGACCATGGTCTACAGCAATACAGAGACAGGGGAGGAAGATCGATTCGTGATTTCTGTCGGAAGTGAGAATCAAGATACCATGACCATAACGGCGGAAGAGATTGAAGCCAGCTACCAGGAAGTAGATCAGGTCATGCAGGAATTCTTCTTCGAAATAACGGCGGGGCCTCGGAGTTTGAGTGCTCAATTCAGTCCGCTCGATTTTGAAGATCGCCTTCACGAGCGTCTCGCCTCAGACGGTTTAAATCTACCTTTTCAGTTCGCGGTCATTGAAGGTGGATTTCCCTCGCCACTCCACTCAAATCAATTTGAACCAAAGGATCAAGAGGTATATCGTACAGGATTGTTTATCAACGACTTATTTAATCCAAGATCGGATCTTTTGGTGATTTTTCCCGACAAGACCAACTACTACATCAGAAGCCTCTGGGGCGTAGTTTTACTGAGCCTGTTATTCACCGGCGTAATCGTCTTTGTTTTTGAGCGAACCATACGAACCATTCTCAATCAAAAAAGACTGAGCCAGATCAAAACGGACTTCATCAACAACATGACGCACGAGTTCAAAACTCCTATTGCAACGATTGGCTTGGCGCTGGATAGCATTAACACTTCGAGCATTATATCCGACCCCGAAAAAGTCCGACACTTTACACGCATCATTAGAGAGGAAAATGCCCGCATGCATCGTCAAGTGGAAAGCGTACTTCAGGTGTCGCAAATGGAGCGACGGGAGATGGAGCTTGGTCTTGAAAGCGTTGATGGACATGAGCTTTTGGACAAAGCGTGTCAGCAAATGCAGCTTCAATTTTCGGCCCGTGAGGGCCAAATCAAACAAGAGTGGGCGGCCGAGTTCAGCCGCATTCGGGTCGATGAAGAACTGATGGCACATGTCTGGCTCAACCTCTTGGATAATGCAAACAAGTACAGCCCTGGAATTCCGGAAGTGACGATTCGAACCTCCAATCGAGGAAACCGCCTAGTCATTGAGGTGGAGGACCATGGTCAGGGAATGACCAAAGAACAGCAAAAACAGGTCTTCGATAAGTTTTATCGCGTGACCAATGGCAATATCCACGACGTGAAAGGCCATGGGCTAGGACTCGCCTACGTTCGGGAGATTGTGGAAGCCCATGGGGGCGAAGTAGACGTTCGAAGCGAATTGGACAAGGGAAGTACCTTTATCGTTGAACTACCATTAGAACATGAGTAA
- a CDS encoding T9SS type A sorting domain-containing protein, with protein sequence MKNVNSLKLLAIAVGLAGSSHLAVGQEKEKKVELHLVKEINGETITLDTTFVLEEGQSMSDVELPSPWNDIAVDNDVHVVKGHGDTEFHSIRVEQDGDGEVKEIKVWVDDEGSTHHLQGGQTFFIETDMDQDGEHNSKKHVIIIGEDNVEIRGADDMIFEKEGNTLIEVKNGDENVFVVRVRHEKMDEDELEDLRKAIDGSYEVAEDGLEVSDFMVFPNPSDGDIKVAFETSRETNMNLYVFDQAGKRVYSERLKKVEGAQTIEVDLTNQPAGIYYVNLTDGSTSSTRKIVID encoded by the coding sequence ATGAAAAACGTGAACTCCCTAAAACTATTGGCGATTGCGGTCGGACTGGCCGGAAGCTCGCATCTGGCCGTAGGCCAAGAAAAAGAAAAAAAGGTGGAACTCCACCTCGTTAAAGAAATCAATGGCGAAACGATCACGCTGGACACAACCTTTGTACTCGAAGAGGGTCAAAGCATGTCGGACGTTGAGCTCCCATCCCCGTGGAATGACATTGCTGTCGATAATGATGTTCACGTCGTGAAAGGGCACGGTGACACCGAATTTCACTCGATCCGCGTAGAGCAGGATGGCGACGGAGAAGTCAAAGAAATCAAGGTTTGGGTCGATGACGAGGGTTCTACCCATCACCTGCAAGGTGGGCAGACCTTCTTCATTGAAACGGATATGGATCAAGATGGTGAGCACAACTCAAAGAAGCATGTGATCATCATCGGCGAAGACAATGTTGAAATTCGCGGAGCGGATGATATGATCTTCGAAAAAGAAGGAAACACCCTCATCGAGGTTAAAAATGGCGACGAAAACGTATTTGTCGTAAGGGTTCGCCACGAAAAGATGGATGAAGACGAGCTAGAAGACCTGCGCAAGGCCATCGATGGAAGCTACGAGGTGGCCGAGGATGGACTTGAAGTAAGTGATTTCATGGTCTTCCCCAATCCATCAGACGGCGACATCAAAGTAGCCTTTGAGACCAGTCGTGAGACCAATATGAATTTGTACGTCTTTGATCAAGCCGGCAAGCGCGTTTACTCCGAGCGCTTGAAAAAGGTAGAAGGCGCACAAACCATTGAGGTAGATTTGACCAACCAACCGGCAGGCATCTACTACGTCAATTTGACCGATGGCAGCACAAGCTCTACACGTAAAATTGTCATCGACTGA
- a CDS encoding DUF3524 domain-containing protein: MRVALIEPFFTGSHRRWAEDYRDFSGHQVDLYTAPGRHWKWRMHEAALSLAEEFQASGKSYDQIIVSDMLDLSTFKSFIGPQGQTSFVIYFHENQLTYPWSAQDRDRDRGGNRHYAWINYVSALVADEVWFNSDFHRTSFLEALRPFLKAYPDRRGMRRIESLAQKSRTVSLRLNLSRLDEFDPMQKGEEPLILWNHRWEYDKNPRAFFKALFQLSEEGIPFQLAVLGARMVRWPVIFDEAKERLADHIVQWGPVDRFRDYASWLHAADILPVTSKQDFFGISAVEAMYCNVVPLLPNRLAFPEHVPDASYLYDSDQELLERLRIWTTEPTKKPAPVRERVLRYSY; this comes from the coding sequence TTGAGGGTTGCCCTCATTGAACCCTTCTTTACCGGAAGTCATCGCCGTTGGGCAGAAGACTACCGAGATTTTTCTGGACATCAAGTAGATCTGTACACGGCGCCGGGACGGCATTGGAAATGGCGTATGCATGAGGCAGCCCTTTCGCTGGCCGAAGAATTCCAGGCCTCGGGGAAAAGCTACGATCAGATCATTGTTTCGGATATGCTGGATTTGAGCACCTTCAAATCCTTCATCGGCCCGCAGGGACAGACCTCCTTCGTGATTTATTTTCATGAGAACCAGTTGACTTATCCATGGAGCGCGCAGGATCGCGACCGGGACAGGGGAGGGAACAGGCATTATGCTTGGATCAACTACGTCAGTGCCTTGGTTGCTGACGAAGTCTGGTTCAACAGCGATTTTCACCGTACAAGCTTTTTAGAAGCGCTACGCCCCTTTTTAAAGGCCTATCCGGATCGTCGGGGAATGCGGCGTATTGAGTCCTTGGCCCAGAAAAGCCGGACGGTCTCTTTAAGACTAAATTTGTCTCGGCTCGACGAATTCGATCCCATGCAGAAAGGAGAGGAGCCTCTTATCCTTTGGAATCATCGCTGGGAATACGATAAAAACCCTCGAGCCTTCTTTAAGGCACTTTTTCAACTTTCCGAAGAGGGGATTCCGTTCCAGTTAGCGGTACTCGGTGCCAGAATGGTGCGCTGGCCGGTAATCTTTGACGAAGCCAAGGAACGTCTTGCCGACCATATAGTGCAATGGGGACCAGTGGATCGGTTTCGGGACTATGCTTCTTGGTTACACGCTGCGGATATTCTTCCCGTGACCAGTAAACAGGATTTCTTTGGCATCAGCGCTGTGGAAGCGATGTACTGCAATGTGGTACCGCTCTTGCCCAACCGACTCGCCTTTCCTGAGCATGTGCCGGACGCAAGCTATTTATACGATTCCGATCAGGAGCTTCTAGAACGCTTGCGCATATGGACAACCGAACCCACGAAAAAACCCGCTCCGGTAAGGGAACGGGTTCTTCGCTACAGTTACTAA
- a CDS encoding VOC family protein yields the protein MVISGIQQMGIGVSNVHEAWRWYRKYFGMDIKVFEEAAEAGLMLPYTGGEPRSRHAALALNLQSGGGFEIWQYTSRTPEAAKFEIRLGDLGLYICKIKCKDIAATYSWYQNEGLDLRSDVAQDPAGRPHFYVADPYGNIFELVEGYGWFKDEKKLTGGVFGAVVGTSDIDRVLPLYQDVLQFDEMIANQEGTFNDWKGLPGSDENYRRVLLKATQRKGAFSTLLGPGELELVQAKDYEGQRIFKDRFWGDLGFIHLCFDINGMAELKAKCEAAGYPFTVDSAESFDMGEAAGHFTYIEDPDGTLIEFVETHKVPIMKKVGWYLNLKKRPADKPLPNWLLKAFALNRVKD from the coding sequence ATGGTCATTAGCGGTATTCAGCAAATGGGAATTGGCGTCAGCAACGTACACGAGGCGTGGCGCTGGTATCGGAAGTACTTCGGCATGGACATTAAAGTCTTTGAGGAAGCCGCGGAAGCGGGCCTTATGCTGCCCTATACTGGAGGTGAGCCGCGCTCCAGACATGCCGCGCTAGCGCTCAATTTGCAGAGTGGTGGAGGGTTCGAAATCTGGCAATACACCAGTCGGACACCGGAAGCAGCCAAATTCGAGATTCGCCTAGGTGATTTGGGTCTGTATATCTGTAAGATCAAGTGTAAGGACATTGCCGCCACCTATTCTTGGTATCAAAATGAGGGCTTGGACTTACGGTCCGATGTCGCTCAAGATCCGGCAGGTCGTCCACACTTCTACGTCGCTGATCCTTACGGGAACATCTTTGAATTGGTCGAAGGGTATGGATGGTTTAAAGACGAAAAGAAATTGACCGGTGGAGTATTTGGAGCTGTTGTGGGCACCAGTGATATCGACCGTGTATTGCCGCTTTATCAGGATGTGCTTCAGTTTGACGAGATGATCGCCAATCAAGAAGGCACCTTTAACGATTGGAAAGGCCTTCCGGGATCAGATGAGAATTACCGCCGAGTGTTGCTCAAAGCCACACAGCGAAAAGGAGCCTTCAGTACCTTGTTGGGGCCTGGGGAATTGGAGTTGGTTCAAGCAAAGGACTACGAGGGACAGCGCATCTTTAAAGATCGTTTCTGGGGAGACTTGGGATTCATTCACCTGTGTTTCGATATCAACGGGATGGCGGAACTAAAGGCCAAGTGTGAGGCGGCTGGATACCCCTTTACCGTGGACAGCGCAGAAAGCTTTGACATGGGAGAGGCCGCAGGACATTTCACCTACATCGAGGATCCGGACGGAACCTTGATTGAGTTTGTGGAGACCCACAAAGTGCCCATCATGAAGAAAGTGGGATGGTACCTGAACCTGAAGAAACGACCTGCCGACAAGCCACTGCCCAATTGGCTTTTGAAAGCCTTCGCTCTTAATCGGGTCAAGGATTGA
- a CDS encoding aminotransferase class I/II-fold pyridoxal phosphate-dependent enzyme, translated as MKDIFEKISNNRGPLGQYSEDAHGYFTFPKLEGQLAPRMNFNGKEKLVWSLNNYLGLGNHPEVRKADLEATERWGLAYPMGARIMSGNTAQHERLERELSDFVMKEDTILLNYGYQGIMSAIDAVVDRNDVIVYDSESHACIIDGLRMHMGRRFVYPHNDIENLEKQLERATKLVENTDGGILVITEGVFGMAGDQGKLKEIVELKKKFSFRLMVDDAHGIGVMGETGAGTGEEQGVQDDIDIYFGTFAKSFALIGAFISADKQVIDFLRYNTRSQVFAKSLPMPLVETALKRLDMMRTDPSHRENLWKIARALQNGLVEAGFNIGATNSPVTPVFLNGAVAEATNLTLDLRENFDLFCSIVIYPVVPKGVIMLRLIPTAVHSLEDVKYTIECFSKIKSKLDAGEYFGERIVTTQG; from the coding sequence ATGAAGGACATCTTTGAGAAGATTTCGAACAACCGAGGTCCCCTCGGGCAGTATTCAGAAGACGCACACGGCTATTTTACCTTCCCAAAACTCGAAGGTCAGCTGGCGCCGCGCATGAACTTCAACGGTAAAGAGAAGCTCGTATGGAGCTTGAACAACTACCTCGGATTGGGGAACCACCCAGAGGTACGTAAAGCTGATCTCGAGGCAACCGAGCGCTGGGGGTTGGCTTATCCGATGGGAGCGCGAATCATGTCGGGAAATACAGCTCAGCACGAGCGCTTGGAGCGCGAATTGAGCGATTTCGTCATGAAAGAGGACACCATCCTCTTGAACTACGGTTACCAAGGGATCATGTCCGCAATTGACGCTGTAGTGGACCGTAACGATGTGATCGTTTACGACAGCGAATCACACGCTTGTATCATTGACGGGCTTCGCATGCACATGGGACGCCGCTTTGTATACCCACACAACGATATTGAGAACTTGGAGAAGCAGCTTGAGCGTGCGACCAAGCTCGTGGAGAATACCGACGGAGGAATCCTCGTCATTACGGAAGGAGTATTCGGTATGGCCGGAGACCAAGGTAAGTTGAAGGAAATTGTTGAGCTCAAGAAGAAGTTTAGCTTCCGCTTGATGGTGGACGATGCTCACGGAATCGGCGTTATGGGTGAAACCGGTGCGGGTACTGGTGAAGAGCAAGGAGTTCAAGACGATATCGACATCTACTTCGGAACCTTCGCTAAATCCTTTGCTTTGATCGGTGCCTTTATTAGCGCCGACAAGCAAGTCATCGACTTCTTGCGCTACAACACGCGTTCACAGGTCTTCGCGAAAAGCTTGCCCATGCCACTCGTTGAGACGGCGTTGAAGCGTTTGGACATGATGCGAACTGATCCTAGCCACCGTGAAAACTTGTGGAAGATCGCTCGCGCACTTCAAAACGGGTTAGTTGAGGCTGGATTCAATATTGGAGCGACGAACTCACCGGTAACTCCTGTTTTCTTGAACGGAGCAGTTGCAGAGGCCACCAACCTAACCTTGGACCTCCGTGAGAATTTCGACCTGTTCTGTTCCATCGTAATCTACCCAGTAGTACCCAAAGGAGTCATCATGCTTCGCTTGATTCCTACTGCGGTTCACTCTTTGGAAGATGTGAAGTACACCATCGAGTGCTTCAGCAAAATCAAATCAAAGCTCGACGCAGGGGAATACTTCGGCGAGCGCATTGTGACGACTCAAGGGTAA
- the gcvT gene encoding glycine cleavage system aminomethyltransferase GcvT, which produces MKTTALTAVHKALGAKMVEFAGYEMPVSYEGLKVEHQCVREGVGVFDVSHMGEFIIRGEGALALIQKVCSNDASKLFDGKVQYACMPNDTGGIVDDLLVYRMGEEEYMLVVNASNIEKDWDWISKHNTFGAEMINISDKTSLLAVQGPKATEALKSLTEMNLADMTYYTFEKGEFAGFDRVLVSATGYTGAGGFEIYFDNDKAEAIWEAVFKAGADLDIQPIGLGARDTLRLEKGFCLYGNDIDDTTSPLEAGLGWVTKFTKDFVNSEALAAQKEAGLVNRLVGFKMQERGIPRHDYPITDGSGNVIGRVTSGTQSPTLGEAIGLGYVPVSHKAPGSEIYIQIRNKEIKAEVVKIPFL; this is translated from the coding sequence TTGAAAACGACTGCTTTAACCGCTGTACACAAGGCCCTAGGGGCTAAGATGGTGGAATTTGCTGGCTACGAAATGCCGGTCAGTTATGAAGGCTTGAAAGTAGAGCATCAATGCGTCCGCGAAGGCGTAGGGGTTTTTGACGTCAGCCACATGGGTGAGTTCATTATCCGTGGGGAAGGAGCCTTGGCCCTCATTCAAAAAGTGTGTTCCAACGACGCCAGCAAGCTTTTCGACGGAAAGGTACAGTATGCCTGTATGCCCAATGATACGGGCGGTATTGTGGATGACCTGTTGGTCTACCGCATGGGTGAAGAAGAATACATGCTTGTGGTGAATGCCTCGAACATCGAAAAGGATTGGGATTGGATTTCGAAGCACAACACTTTTGGTGCAGAGATGATCAACATTTCGGACAAGACCAGTTTGTTGGCAGTTCAAGGTCCCAAAGCAACTGAAGCGCTGAAATCGCTAACGGAAATGAATCTGGCGGATATGACCTATTACACCTTTGAAAAAGGGGAGTTTGCCGGATTTGATCGCGTATTGGTCAGCGCCACCGGGTACACAGGTGCTGGAGGATTCGAAATCTACTTCGATAACGACAAGGCTGAAGCCATTTGGGAGGCCGTTTTTAAAGCAGGAGCTGACCTGGATATTCAACCCATTGGTTTGGGCGCAAGGGATACGCTTCGTTTGGAGAAAGGGTTTTGCCTGTACGGAAACGACATCGACGATACTACATCGCCTTTGGAAGCTGGATTAGGGTGGGTCACCAAGTTTACCAAGGACTTCGTGAACAGCGAGGCCCTGGCTGCTCAAAAAGAAGCGGGATTGGTGAATCGCCTCGTTGGATTCAAAATGCAAGAGCGCGGGATTCCACGTCACGATTACCCCATTACCGATGGATCCGGCAACGTGATTGGACGCGTGACTTCTGGAACACAGTCGCCGACTTTGGGTGAAGCCATTGGCCTGGGCTACGTGCCCGTATCGCATAAGGCACCTGGGTCGGAGATCTACATCCAAATCCGCAATAAGGAAATCAAGGCCGAGGTGGTGAAGATTCCGTTTCTCTAA